One genomic window of uncultured delta proteobacterium includes the following:
- a CDS encoding conserved membrane hypothetical protein (Evidence 4 : Homologs of previously reported genes of unknown function) has product MRLLRFVILRCSVSRSYAAGREVLKYIGPGLLVTVGFIDPGNWAANLAAGAEHGYALLWMVTLSTFMLIVLQHNAAHLGIVTGECLAEAITKFMPRRVAAPVLASAFGASVMTSLAEILGGAIALRMLTGMPLGLGALLVTALVLFMLVSNSYTKIERWIIGFVSLIGLSFLYELSLAPENWRAAAAGWITPSFPEGSMPVIMSVLGAVVMPHNLFLHSEIIQSRQWNLEDDAVIKKQLDLEFLDTIFSMLVGWAINSAMIILAASVFWNTGTAVFELEQARELLRPLLGQHAGTIFAVALLLAGVASSVTSGMAGGIMTAGMAGEPYDIHDRHSLIGTAGSLLLALGIIWCITDPFRGLLYSQMLLSIQLPVTMAAQIYLTSSPRVMGKYANTPRVRWFLIFLTAIVTALNIMLFYSAVTG; this is encoded by the coding sequence ATGCGCCTGCTCCGTTTCGTCATTCTCCGGTGCAGCGTCAGCCGCTCTTACGCGGCCGGGCGTGAAGTACTGAAATATATCGGCCCCGGCCTGCTGGTGACCGTGGGGTTCATCGACCCCGGCAACTGGGCGGCCAACCTGGCGGCCGGGGCGGAACACGGCTACGCCCTGCTCTGGATGGTCACCCTGTCCACGTTTATGCTGATCGTGCTGCAGCACAACGCCGCCCACCTCGGCATCGTGACCGGCGAATGCCTCGCCGAAGCCATCACGAAATTTATGCCGCGCCGCGTTGCCGCGCCCGTGCTGGCCTCCGCCTTCGGCGCGTCCGTCATGACGAGCCTGGCCGAGATTCTGGGCGGGGCCATCGCCCTGCGTATGCTGACCGGCATGCCCCTCGGCCTTGGGGCCCTCCTGGTGACGGCCCTGGTTCTCTTCATGCTGGTCAGCAATTCCTATACAAAAATAGAACGCTGGATCATCGGGTTCGTCTCGCTGATCGGCTTGTCTTTCCTGTACGAGTTGTCCCTCGCGCCCGAGAACTGGCGCGCCGCGGCGGCCGGGTGGATAACGCCCTCGTTTCCCGAAGGCTCCATGCCGGTCATCATGAGCGTTCTCGGGGCCGTGGTCATGCCGCACAACCTTTTCCTGCATTCGGAGATCATCCAGAGCCGCCAGTGGAATCTGGAAGACGACGCGGTCATCAAAAAACAACTCGACCTGGAATTCCTCGACACCATCTTCTCCATGCTGGTGGGCTGGGCCATCAACAGCGCCATGATTATCCTGGCGGCTTCCGTGTTCTGGAATACGGGCACGGCCGTTTTCGAGCTGGAGCAGGCCAGGGAGCTGCTCCGGCCCCTGCTCGGGCAGCATGCCGGGACCATTTTCGCCGTTGCCCTGCTGCTGGCCGGGGTGGCCTCCTCCGTCACCTCCGGCATGGCGGGCGGCATCATGACGGCGGGCATGGCGGGCGAGCCGTACGACATTCACGACAGGCACAGCCTCATCGGCACGGCTGGCTCCCTTCTGCTCGCGCTCGGCATCATCTGGTGCATCACCGACCCGTTCCGGGGCCTGCTGTATTCCCAGATGCTTCTTTCCATCCAACTCCCGGTGACAATGGCGGCCCAGATCTATCTGACGTCCTCGCCGCGCGTCATGGGCAAATACGCCAACACCCCGAGAGTCCGCTGGTTTCTCATTTTCCTGACCGCCATCGTGACCGCGCTGAATATCATGTTGTTTTACAGCGCCGTTACAGGCTGA
- the ybiI gene encoding conserved hypothetical protein (Evidence 4 : Homologs of previously reported genes of unknown function): MMASGWAGDNAVNDQIAHSIEDEIARARSRIPTGESLAECEECGEAIPEARQKALPGVRLCILCQEEADKAHTAITAYNRKGSKDSQLR, from the coding sequence ATGATGGCCAGCGGATGGGCCGGCGATAACGCCGTCAACGATCAGATCGCGCACTCCATCGAGGATGAAATCGCGCGTGCGCGCAGCCGCATCCCCACCGGGGAAAGCCTCGCGGAATGCGAGGAATGCGGCGAAGCCATCCCCGAAGCCAGGCAAAAGGCCCTGCCCGGCGTCCGGCTTTGCATCCTCTGCCAGGAGGAAGCGGATAAAGCCCACACCGCGATAACCGCCTATAACCGTAAAGGCAGCAAAGACAGCCAGCTGCGGTGA
- a CDS encoding D-isomer specific 2-hydroxyacid dehydrogenase NAD-binding has protein sequence MFKVAVVGPIHEAGMKLLRERSDIEATVVQDLSPEGIAKGITGVDAITIRTQVLTKEALALAPGLRIVSRHGVGYDNVDIPYLSSRKIPMAIAADANYTAVAEHTLMMMLVLAKDALNGNEAVVKGDFEWRGKGTLTDVLDKHVLIMGFGRIGQRVAALCLAFGMTVSAYDPFVAASPVPGVTMIQDWKAALPSLDFLSMHLPSMPETVGMISEKELAAMKKTAFVVNAARGGIINEDALAKALQEGTIRGAGLDVFLHEPHDPNHPLFKQKRCIFSPHNAALTAECTIRMATQCVQNVLDCLDGKLQARVVVNKKEIGMA, from the coding sequence ATGTTCAAGGTTGCCGTGGTTGGCCCCATTCATGAGGCAGGCATGAAGCTCTTGCGCGAGCGTTCCGATATCGAAGCGACGGTTGTTCAGGACCTCTCGCCCGAAGGCATCGCCAAGGGCATTACCGGCGTTGACGCCATTACCATCAGAACGCAGGTCCTCACCAAGGAAGCGCTCGCGCTCGCGCCAGGCTTGCGTATCGTCTCGCGCCACGGCGTCGGGTACGACAACGTTGATATCCCCTATCTCTCCTCCAGAAAAATCCCCATGGCCATTGCGGCGGATGCCAACTACACCGCCGTCGCGGAGCACACGCTGATGATGATGCTCGTGCTGGCCAAAGACGCCCTGAACGGAAACGAAGCCGTGGTCAAAGGCGATTTTGAGTGGCGCGGCAAAGGAACGCTGACGGACGTTTTGGACAAGCATGTGCTCATCATGGGGTTCGGCCGTATCGGCCAGCGGGTCGCCGCCCTGTGCCTAGCTTTCGGCATGACGGTTTCGGCGTATGACCCCTTTGTCGCCGCGAGCCCGGTCCCCGGCGTGACGATGATACAAGACTGGAAGGCCGCGCTGCCGTCCCTCGATTTCCTCTCCATGCACCTGCCGTCCATGCCGGAAACCGTCGGCATGATCAGCGAGAAGGAGCTGGCGGCCATGAAAAAGACCGCCTTCGTGGTCAACGCCGCCCGCGGGGGCATCATCAACGAGGACGCGCTGGCGAAAGCGTTACAGGAAGGCACTATTCGCGGCGCCGGTCTTGACGTGTTCCTGCACGAGCCGCATGACCCGAACCACCCGCTGTTCAAGCAAAAACGCTGCATATTCAGCCCCCACAACGCCGCGCTGACGGCCGAGTGCACAATCCGCATGGCGACGCAATGCGTGCAAAACGTCCTTGATTGCCTGGACGGCAAACTCCAGGCCAGGGTCGTGGTCAACAAAAAAGAAATCGGCATGGCATGA
- a CDS encoding HpcH/HpaI aldolase/citrate lyase family protein: MEFIRERALKGDFLAGAWLNLASPLTAEMAGLVGYDWLLIDQEHAPGDNWTILHQLQAASRFPVASIVRVPWVDRILFKKILDLGAAGIMTPYVQTAEEAKEVVKFGKYMPMGERGIASSPRCADYSTNFANYFENANKNTILVAQIETGKSVDNAEAIAAVDGIDVLFVGPMDLSISTNLRKMFEDDKYVANLKRVATAAKNNGKACGILLPHAKWIPLLKGLGFTFIACGADGGYVLNGMKTTLEALRA; the protein is encoded by the coding sequence ATGGAATTCATTCGCGAACGCGCTTTGAAGGGCGATTTTCTGGCCGGAGCCTGGCTGAACCTCGCCTCCCCCCTCACCGCTGAAATGGCCGGCCTGGTCGGCTACGACTGGCTGCTCATCGACCAGGAACACGCCCCCGGCGACAACTGGACGATCCTGCACCAGCTCCAGGCCGCATCCCGTTTTCCGGTGGCGTCCATCGTCAGGGTGCCCTGGGTTGACCGCATCCTGTTCAAGAAAATCCTCGACCTCGGCGCGGCCGGCATCATGACGCCCTACGTCCAGACCGCCGAGGAAGCTAAAGAAGTCGTGAAGTTCGGCAAATACATGCCCATGGGCGAGCGCGGCATTGCCAGTTCCCCCCGTTGCGCGGACTACTCCACAAACTTCGCGAACTATTTCGAAAACGCCAACAAAAACACCATCCTGGTCGCGCAGATCGAAACCGGCAAATCCGTGGACAACGCCGAGGCCATCGCCGCCGTTGACGGCATCGACGTGCTGTTCGTCGGCCCGATGGACCTTTCCATCAGCACCAACCTGCGCAAAATGTTTGAGGACGACAAGTACGTGGCCAACTTGAAGCGCGTCGCCACGGCGGCCAAAAACAACGGCAAGGCCTGCGGCATTCTGCTGCCGCACGCCAAGTGGATTCCCCTGCTGAAGGGACTGGGCTTCACCTTCATCGCCTGCGGCGCTGACGGCGGCTATGTGCTCAACGGCATGAAAACCACCCTGGAAGCCCTGCGCGCATAA
- a CDS encoding putative hydroxypyruvate isomerase (Evidence 3 : Function proposed based on presence of conserved amino acid motif, structural feature or limited homology), translated as MPRFAANLSMMFTEVPFLERYEKAAKAGFTAVEYLLPYAFSVEEVAAPLAKYNLTQALFNMPAGEWDKGEKGIAALPGREAEFAKSLETTLAYAKATKVPMVHCMAGYAKGVDMAEAERVYKANLAKAADFFAPHGIKVGIEPINQRSMPGYFLRTLQQAVGYIEELGRPNIKLQFDFFHVQMEEGCVALKLRENYKYVGHCQLAGAPERNEPDTGELRYEYIFKVVDELGYPGYIGCEYNPKNGTEAGLGWFAPYKKK; from the coding sequence ATGCCACGCTTTGCAGCAAACTTGAGTATGATGTTTACGGAAGTGCCGTTCCTCGAACGGTATGAAAAGGCCGCCAAGGCCGGGTTCACGGCCGTCGAATATCTTCTGCCGTATGCCTTTTCGGTGGAGGAAGTTGCCGCCCCTCTGGCTAAATACAACCTGACCCAGGCCCTTTTCAACATGCCCGCCGGCGAGTGGGACAAAGGCGAAAAAGGCATTGCCGCCCTGCCCGGGCGTGAAGCCGAGTTCGCCAAGAGCCTGGAAACCACCCTGGCATACGCCAAAGCCACCAAGGTTCCCATGGTCCACTGCATGGCCGGGTACGCCAAGGGCGTCGACATGGCCGAAGCGGAGCGCGTTTACAAGGCCAACCTCGCCAAGGCCGCGGACTTCTTCGCGCCCCACGGCATCAAGGTGGGCATCGAGCCCATCAACCAGCGCAGCATGCCCGGGTATTTCCTGCGCACGCTGCAACAGGCCGTCGGGTACATTGAAGAGCTCGGCCGCCCCAACATCAAATTGCAGTTCGACTTCTTCCACGTGCAGATGGAAGAAGGCTGCGTCGCCCTGAAACTCAGGGAGAACTACAAGTACGTCGGCCACTGCCAGCTTGCCGGCGCGCCGGAACGCAACGAGCCGGACACGGGCGAACTCCGCTACGAGTATATCTTCAAGGTCGTGGACGAACTCGGCTACCCCGGCTACATCGGCTGCGAGTATAACCCCAAGAACGGCACGGAAGCCGGTCTCGGCTGGTTCGCGCCGTATAAAAAGAAATAA
- the garR gene encoding tartronate semialdehyde reductase (Evidence 2a : Function of homologous gene experimentally demonstrated in an other organism; PubMedId : 10762278, 1705543, 20225875, 9772162; Product type e : enzyme): MEVGFIGLGIMGKPMVKNLLKAGIGVLCFDLNKAAVDECVKAGAKAAASIAEVAQKNTFIITMLPNSPQVSAVALGKDGIADNAKAGTLVVDMSSIAPLAAREIHDGLKAKGIRMLDAPVSGGEPKAIDGTLSVMIGGAQKDFDEALPVLKHMAGSVVRVGEIGAGNIAKLANQIVVAVNIAGLAEAMTLSAKAGVDPELVYQAIRGGLAGSTVMDAKAPMMLDRNIKPGFKINLHIKDLGNVMDTGHGVGVPLPLSAAVMEMMQALKVEDMGDADHSALVRYYEKMSNCQVKRVK, encoded by the coding sequence ATGGAAGTTGGATTTATCGGACTCGGCATCATGGGCAAGCCCATGGTCAAAAACCTGCTCAAGGCGGGCATCGGCGTTCTCTGCTTCGACCTGAACAAGGCGGCCGTTGACGAATGCGTCAAAGCCGGGGCCAAGGCCGCGGCCTCCATCGCGGAAGTCGCCCAAAAAAACACCTTTATCATCACCATGCTGCCCAACTCGCCCCAGGTTTCCGCCGTGGCGCTCGGCAAGGACGGCATTGCGGACAACGCCAAAGCCGGGACCCTGGTCGTGGACATGTCCTCCATCGCGCCGCTGGCCGCCCGTGAGATCCACGACGGCTTGAAAGCCAAGGGCATCCGCATGCTCGACGCCCCGGTTTCCGGCGGCGAGCCCAAAGCCATCGACGGCACCCTGTCCGTGATGATCGGCGGCGCGCAGAAAGACTTTGACGAGGCCCTGCCCGTGCTGAAGCACATGGCCGGTTCCGTCGTGCGCGTGGGTGAAATCGGCGCGGGCAACATCGCCAAACTCGCCAACCAGATCGTGGTGGCCGTGAACATCGCGGGCCTGGCCGAAGCCATGACGCTTTCCGCCAAGGCCGGGGTTGACCCGGAACTGGTTTACCAGGCCATCCGGGGCGGGCTCGCCGGTTCCACGGTCATGGACGCCAAGGCGCCCATGATGCTGGACCGCAACATCAAGCCCGGCTTCAAAATCAATCTGCACATCAAGGACCTGGGCAACGTCATGGATACCGGCCACGGCGTGGGGGTGCCCCTGCCCCTTTCCGCCGCGGTCATGGAAATGATGCAGGCCCTCAAGGTGGAGGACATGGGCGACGCCGACCACTCCGCCCTGGTCCGCTACTATGAAAAAATGTCCAATTGCCAGGTGAAGCGCGTGAAATAG
- the dctT gene encoding C4-dicarboxylate transport system (Permease large protein), with the protein MTGLSLILIFLALLLFNIPIMIAIGVASVVYCVIFEPVPMSMIMSTYFNSLDSFPLIAVPFFILAGELMMQGGISTRLINFCRALLGSMTGALGSVTVVASMIFAAVAGSGTATVACIGGITIPEMLRERYNKGFACALAATAGALGPIIPPSVAMILYGVCCGVSITKLFIGGVVPGILITVGLILLVTCVAKKNGYGLSPEEAAKARIPVGKAFREALWSLVIPGIILGGIYGGIFTPTEAAVVACVVAIFVGIFMYKEYTFRELPKVFKKATLTSGTILLLVACATALGRLLTVEQIPEQLAEGLLAITDNKYLLLLIINGFLLVVGMFMETYAAIIILAPVLLPAVEAVGVDPLHFGLIMTVNLTIGLCTPPVGVNLFIATRIGNCPIEDMFKWLLPLLGVLIGVLMLITYIPPLTMWLPSLL; encoded by the coding sequence ATGACCGGTCTGTCCCTGATTCTTATCTTTCTCGCGCTTCTGTTGTTCAACATCCCGATCATGATCGCCATCGGGGTGGCGAGCGTGGTGTATTGCGTCATTTTCGAGCCGGTGCCCATGTCCATGATTATGAGCACGTATTTCAACTCCCTGGACTCGTTCCCCCTGATCGCCGTGCCGTTCTTCATCCTGGCAGGGGAGCTGATGATGCAGGGCGGCATTTCGACCAGGCTCATCAATTTTTGCCGCGCGCTGCTCGGCTCCATGACCGGCGCCCTTGGGTCCGTCACGGTTGTGGCGAGTATGATTTTCGCGGCGGTCGCCGGTTCCGGCACGGCCACGGTGGCCTGCATCGGCGGCATTACGATCCCGGAAATGCTCCGCGAGCGGTATAACAAGGGCTTCGCCTGCGCGCTGGCGGCAACCGCCGGGGCGCTCGGCCCCATCATCCCGCCGAGCGTGGCCATGATTTTGTACGGCGTCTGCTGCGGCGTTTCCATCACCAAACTGTTTATCGGCGGCGTGGTTCCCGGCATTTTGATTACCGTCGGCCTTATCCTGCTGGTGACCTGCGTCGCGAAGAAAAACGGCTACGGCCTCTCGCCGGAGGAAGCCGCGAAAGCCCGCATTCCCGTCGGCAAGGCCTTCAGGGAAGCCCTCTGGTCTTTGGTCATCCCGGGCATTATCCTGGGGGGCATTTACGGCGGTATCTTCACCCCGACGGAAGCAGCCGTCGTGGCCTGCGTGGTGGCCATATTCGTGGGCATTTTCATGTACAAGGAATATACCTTCAGGGAACTGCCCAAGGTTTTCAAAAAAGCCACCCTGACGAGCGGCACCATTCTGCTGCTGGTCGCCTGCGCCACGGCCCTGGGACGGCTTCTGACCGTCGAGCAGATTCCGGAACAACTGGCCGAGGGACTTCTCGCCATTACCGACAACAAGTATCTGCTGCTGCTGATTATCAACGGTTTTCTGCTGGTTGTGGGCATGTTCATGGAAACTTACGCCGCCATCATCATTCTGGCGCCGGTCCTGCTGCCCGCCGTGGAAGCCGTGGGGGTGGACCCCCTGCACTTCGGCCTCATCATGACGGTCAACCTGACCATCGGGTTGTGCACCCCGCCTGTCGGCGTGAACCTGTTCATTGCGACACGGATAGGCAACTGCCCCATCGAGGACATGTTCAAATGGCTGCTGCCGCTTCTGGGCGTGCTGATCGGGGTGCTCATGCTCATCACGTACATCCCGCCGCTGACCATGTGGCTGCCGAGCCTGCTGTAA
- a CDS encoding putative TRAP tripartite ATP-independent transporter, periplasmic protein (Evidence 3 : Function proposed based on presence of conserved amino acid motif, structural feature or limited homology) gives MAVSMEKKLKWYDEIESTVCVVILMFMLVILFYQVVARYGFGVTNAWCDELARYALVWFGYLSACYAIVHNAHIKIDLFIKIWPKSWRNGIKILSNVIFFLYALAVTYYSADWLWGLMKSGAITLGLHLPMAALCLIVPLSHILMALRLVQLTYRQLRDPELLKDPEEELVQSLGGAKEGE, from the coding sequence ATGGCTGTGAGCATGGAGAAAAAGCTCAAATGGTACGACGAGATAGAGAGCACGGTCTGCGTCGTTATCCTGATGTTTATGCTCGTAATTCTTTTCTACCAGGTTGTGGCGCGCTACGGATTCGGCGTCACCAACGCGTGGTGCGATGAGTTGGCACGGTATGCTCTGGTCTGGTTCGGGTATTTGTCCGCCTGCTATGCGATCGTCCACAACGCGCATATCAAGATAGACCTGTTCATCAAAATTTGGCCCAAATCCTGGCGCAACGGTATCAAGATTCTCAGCAACGTGATCTTTTTCCTGTATGCCCTCGCTGTCACCTACTACAGCGCGGATTGGCTCTGGGGGCTCATGAAAAGCGGCGCGATAACCCTGGGGCTGCATCTGCCCATGGCCGCGCTCTGCCTTATCGTACCCCTCAGCCATATCCTGATGGCCCTGCGGCTGGTCCAGCTGACCTACCGGCAACTGCGGGACCCGGAACTTTTGAAAGACCCGGAAGAGGAACTCGTCCAATCACTCGGCGGCGCAAAGGAGGGCGAGTAA
- a CDS encoding putative DctP family TRAP transporter solute receptor (Evidence 3 : Function proposed based on presence of conserved amino acid motif, structural feature or limited homology) — protein sequence MRKQFLTAAFSMVLVLALAVPGMAAKTYQFKIAHIEGAGGAGEKAFFHLKKILEEKSKGQIKVTVYKGKSMAQSDTELGEIVRQGTVQMVPVPTHTLSAMANIPQYSVFEFPYLFTDWNDIYKVLDSDLAKGWAKVLEKDAGVAVYGGFVKGWLSIGTKKGPINTPDDLKGLKIRTMSTDMQMGLISALGASPTVVAYGELYTAQQQGTVDGMLTATTLYKTDKFAEVIDHLSIIRATAHFHLPTINKKWLDSLTPELRAIFDECMKEYVVFGRNAEKELNEAVIAAMEKEFNVKVRQYSEAELAPFKAAVKPMWEKFYDKPGKGVMDDVLKFLGKDFKTLL from the coding sequence ATGCGTAAACAGTTTCTGACCGCCGCGTTCAGCATGGTTCTGGTACTGGCCCTTGCCGTTCCCGGCATGGCCGCCAAAACCTATCAGTTCAAGATCGCCCACATCGAAGGTGCCGGCGGCGCCGGGGAAAAGGCGTTTTTCCACCTGAAAAAAATCCTGGAAGAAAAATCCAAGGGCCAGATCAAAGTGACCGTGTACAAGGGCAAATCCATGGCCCAGTCCGACACCGAACTTGGCGAAATCGTGCGCCAGGGCACGGTGCAGATGGTGCCGGTGCCTACCCACACCCTGTCCGCCATGGCGAACATCCCCCAGTACAGCGTGTTTGAATTCCCCTATCTCTTCACCGATTGGAACGACATTTACAAGGTACTCGACTCCGACCTGGCCAAAGGCTGGGCCAAGGTTCTGGAAAAAGACGCCGGCGTCGCCGTATACGGCGGCTTCGTGAAGGGCTGGCTCTCCATCGGCACCAAGAAGGGCCCCATCAACACCCCCGACGATCTTAAGGGCCTCAAAATCCGCACCATGTCGACCGACATGCAGATGGGCCTTATCAGCGCGCTCGGCGCCAGCCCCACGGTCGTCGCCTACGGCGAACTCTACACCGCCCAGCAGCAGGGCACGGTTGACGGCATGCTGACCGCCACCACCCTGTACAAGACCGACAAATTCGCGGAAGTCATCGACCACCTCTCCATCATCCGCGCCACCGCCCACTTCCACCTGCCCACCATCAACAAGAAGTGGCTCGATTCCCTTACCCCCGAACTGCGCGCGATTTTCGACGAATGCATGAAAGAATACGTCGTGTTTGGCCGTAACGCGGAAAAGGAACTCAACGAAGCGGTCATCGCCGCCATGGAAAAGGAATTCAACGTCAAGGTCCGCCAGTATTCCGAAGCGGAACTGGCTCCTTTCAAGGCCGCTGTGAAGCCCATGTGGGAAAAGTTCTATGACAAGCCCGGCAAGGGCGTCATGGACGACGTTCTCAAGTTCCTGGGCAAGGATTTCAAAACCCTTCTGTAG
- a CDS encoding putative Cupin 2 conserved barrel domain protein (Evidence 3 : Function proposed based on presence of conserved amino acid motif, structural feature or limited homology) has translation METKIVRHVSEGVDYRGVGGLVKRLVHPTISGSEYLGVSIAYLNPGEELPPHRHSNEEAYFIIQGTGIMTVEGHTGEISLEKNLSVFMGANKEHYTKNTGDEPLVMLCSLAPPPRAV, from the coding sequence ATGGAAACAAAAATCGTGCGTCATGTTTCGGAAGGGGTGGACTACCGCGGGGTCGGCGGTTTGGTGAAAAGGCTGGTGCACCCCACCATCAGCGGTTCGGAATACCTTGGGGTCTCCATCGCCTACCTGAACCCCGGGGAGGAATTGCCGCCGCATCGCCACAGCAATGAAGAGGCGTATTTTATCATTCAGGGAACGGGTATCATGACCGTGGAAGGCCACACGGGAGAAATTTCGCTGGAGAAAAACCTGAGCGTGTTCATGGGCGCGAACAAGGAGCACTACACCAAGAATACGGGCGATGAACCGCTGGTGATGTTGTGTTCCCTGGCTCCGCCGCCCAGGGCGGTGTAA
- a CDS encoding putative DctP family TRAP transporter solute receptor (Evidence 3 : Function proposed based on presence of conserved amino acid motif, structural feature or limited homology) yields MKRTVFFSFLALAFMVATTPGVAAAADVVELKISHIATEVDPIHMGWSFFKKTVEEKSGGKIKVSIFPNKVLSNSNNEDVEKVQQNIVQMTSAPTSSLAAIGNIKEYKAFDYAYLLANNEETYKVIDGPIGQELSAVLEKKVGVKALGGYNLGWLVISTNKAPIKTPADLKGQKIRTMSSDLQMEIIRAFGGNPVIVNYGELFTACQQGTVDGMMTSTGLYVSDRFYEVQKYMGAVNAAPLLHVPLVNAKWYKALTAEQKKAFDESIPLYLAAVRQYEDEYEKAALAELKKRGMQVTEYTPEEKKAFVDAAAYILKDKADIAGQEIIDRIKKQLGK; encoded by the coding sequence ATGAAACGGACAGTTTTTTTCTCATTTCTGGCTCTGGCGTTCATGGTAGCCACCACGCCGGGCGTCGCCGCGGCGGCGGACGTGGTGGAACTGAAGATTTCCCACATTGCAACGGAAGTTGACCCCATCCACATGGGCTGGAGTTTCTTCAAGAAGACCGTGGAAGAAAAAAGCGGCGGCAAGATCAAGGTTTCCATTTTCCCCAACAAGGTCTTGAGCAATTCCAATAACGAAGACGTGGAAAAGGTTCAGCAGAACATCGTGCAGATGACCAGCGCGCCGACTTCCTCCCTGGCCGCCATCGGGAACATCAAGGAATACAAGGCGTTTGACTACGCCTACCTGCTCGCGAACAACGAGGAGACCTACAAGGTCATCGACGGTCCCATCGGACAGGAACTTTCCGCCGTTTTGGAAAAGAAGGTCGGCGTGAAGGCGCTCGGCGGCTATAACCTCGGCTGGCTGGTTATTTCCACCAACAAGGCTCCCATTAAGACCCCGGCGGATTTGAAAGGCCAGAAAATCCGCACCATGAGCTCCGACTTGCAGATGGAAATCATCCGCGCGTTCGGCGGCAACCCGGTTATCGTCAACTACGGAGAACTGTTCACCGCCTGCCAGCAGGGCACGGTTGACGGCATGATGACCTCTACCGGCCTGTATGTGAGCGACCGTTTCTATGAAGTGCAGAAGTACATGGGAGCGGTCAACGCCGCGCCTCTTTTGCATGTGCCGCTCGTGAACGCCAAGTGGTACAAAGCGCTGACGGCGGAGCAGAAAAAAGCGTTTGACGAATCCATCCCGCTGTATCTCGCGGCCGTACGGCAGTATGAAGACGAGTACGAAAAGGCGGCCCTCGCCGAACTGAAGAAGCGGGGCATGCAGGTTACCGAATACACGCCGGAAGAGAAGAAGGCGTTTGTTGACGCCGCGGCTTACATCCTGAAGGATAAAGCGGACATAGCCGGGCAGGAAATTATTGACCGGATTAAAAAGCAACTGGGCAAATAG